A stretch of Gallaecimonas pentaromativorans DNA encodes these proteins:
- the cmk gene encoding (d)CMP kinase, protein MAELVPVVTVDGPSGVGKGTLCQLLADRLGWHFLDSGAIYRVLALAALHHQCPLEDEEALVPLAAHLDVQFEPAAEGVKVILEGEDVTKAIRTQEVAGTASQVAAFPRVREALLRRQRAFQKAPGLVADGRDMGTVVFKTAPVKLFLTASAEVRAERRYQQLLASGQDAKIERLLTEIRERDERDANRAVAPLKPAEDALVIDTSHLSIEQVLDAAWQAVCAKIPALAN, encoded by the coding sequence ATGGCTGAACTGGTACCCGTCGTTACCGTAGACGGACCAAGCGGCGTAGGCAAAGGCACCCTGTGCCAATTGCTGGCGGACAGGCTCGGTTGGCACTTCCTTGACTCCGGTGCCATCTACCGGGTGCTGGCCCTGGCGGCGCTGCATCATCAGTGCCCCTTGGAAGACGAGGAAGCCCTGGTGCCGCTGGCCGCGCACTTGGACGTGCAGTTTGAGCCAGCAGCCGAAGGGGTGAAGGTCATCCTCGAAGGCGAGGATGTCACCAAAGCCATTCGTACCCAGGAAGTGGCCGGTACTGCCTCGCAAGTGGCGGCCTTCCCACGGGTGCGCGAAGCACTGCTGCGCCGTCAGCGGGCCTTTCAGAAGGCGCCTGGCCTGGTGGCCGACGGCCGGGACATGGGCACGGTGGTCTTTAAAACGGCCCCGGTGAAACTGTTTCTGACCGCCAGCGCCGAAGTCCGCGCCGAGCGCCGATACCAGCAGTTGCTGGCCTCAGGGCAGGATGCTAAAATCGAACGTCTTTTAACCGAGATCCGTGAGCGTGACGAACGCGATGCCAATCGCGCCGTGGCGCCACTGAAGCCAGCGGAGGATGCTCTGGTCATTGATACCAGCCATCTTTCTATCGAGCAGGTGCTCGATGCCGCTTGGCAGGCGGTCTGTGCCAAGATACCGGCACTGGCCAATTAA
- the aroA gene encoding 3-phosphoshikimate 1-carboxyvinyltransferase has translation MELLTLAAGGTVAGTLSMPGSKSLSNRALLLSAFCAAPTALSNVLDADDIRHMRGAFKALGVAVAEQGESLVVQGPWQPGTPAEPIFLGNAGTAMRPLTAALALTPGTFELVGEPRMYERPIGDLVDALRQLGADIGYLGEDGYPPLKINGKKLAGGTLSVKGDLSSQFLSALLMAAPLCEGDVTIKVDGELVSKPYVELTLGLMAIFGVTAERPDDQTFVIKGACQYQSPGNYYVEGDASSASYFAAAGAIGGDVTIKGLFKGMLQGDVDFVDALEQMGAKVQWGEHQVRVQKGELKGIDIDANAIPDAAMTLATTALFAEGQTVIRNIYNWRLKETDRLHAMATELKKVGAEVEEGQDFIKVSRGKAIRYAEIDTYNDHRMAMCFALLALGNSTMGIRDPKCTAKTFPDFFARFAAIRKGI, from the coding sequence ATGGAATTACTGACACTGGCCGCCGGCGGTACTGTTGCCGGAACCTTGTCTATGCCTGGTTCAAAATCCCTGTCCAACCGGGCATTGCTGCTGAGCGCCTTCTGCGCGGCGCCCACCGCCTTGAGTAACGTGCTGGACGCTGACGACATCCGCCATATGCGCGGCGCCTTCAAGGCGTTGGGGGTGGCGGTGGCCGAGCAGGGCGAAAGTCTTGTCGTTCAGGGCCCCTGGCAGCCCGGCACGCCGGCCGAGCCGATTTTCCTCGGTAATGCCGGCACCGCCATGCGCCCCTTGACCGCTGCCCTGGCTCTTACCCCTGGCACCTTTGAACTGGTGGGCGAGCCGCGCATGTATGAGCGGCCCATCGGCGATCTGGTGGACGCCCTTCGGCAACTGGGCGCCGACATCGGCTATTTGGGTGAAGATGGCTACCCACCCCTTAAAATCAACGGTAAGAAACTGGCCGGCGGCACCCTGAGCGTTAAAGGGGATCTGTCCAGCCAGTTCCTGTCAGCGCTGCTCATGGCCGCGCCTCTGTGTGAAGGGGACGTCACCATCAAGGTGGATGGTGAGCTGGTCTCCAAACCCTATGTGGAACTGACCCTGGGGCTGATGGCTATTTTCGGCGTCACCGCCGAGCGCCCCGACGACCAGACCTTTGTCATCAAGGGGGCCTGCCAGTACCAAAGCCCCGGTAATTACTATGTGGAAGGGGACGCGTCTTCCGCCTCCTATTTTGCCGCTGCCGGCGCCATTGGTGGTGACGTCACCATCAAGGGTCTTTTCAAAGGCATGCTGCAAGGTGATGTGGATTTTGTCGACGCCCTCGAGCAAATGGGCGCCAAGGTCCAGTGGGGCGAACATCAGGTGCGGGTGCAAAAAGGCGAGCTCAAAGGCATTGATATCGATGCCAACGCCATTCCCGATGCGGCCATGACCCTGGCCACCACAGCGCTTTTTGCCGAGGGGCAGACCGTTATTCGCAACATCTACAATTGGCGCCTTAAAGAAACCGACCGGCTGCACGCCATGGCGACGGAGCTGAAAAAGGTGGGCGCCGAGGTGGAAGAAGGGCAGGACTTTATCAAGGTCAGCCGCGGCAAAGCCATCCGTTATGCCGAGATTGATACCTATAACGATCACCGCATGGCCATGTGTTTTGCCTTGCTGGCTCTTGGCAACAGCACCATGGGGATTCGCGATCCCAAGTGCACCGCCAAGACCTTTCCGGATTTCTTTGCGCGTTTTGCGGCAATCCGTAAAGGTATTTGA
- a CDS encoding chorismate mutase yields the protein MADLSALRQQIEEIDNRLLALLSQRLLVADELGELKGGRVFDPAREFALVEQHVESFTELPAPLVRQFSRDLISLCRARQGPFRIASLQPPLVHALLGRYTQTLPSDAPFEAVFEGQAQGVLWLGDLPDSLAGLLPAATFAYEGQQGFLLTAQGATGGAWQLSDKAPGQGVGARWFLISGHQFDAWPLLSED from the coding sequence ATGGCTGATCTCAGCGCCCTGCGCCAGCAGATAGAGGAGATAGACAATCGCTTGCTGGCTCTGCTCAGCCAGCGGTTGCTGGTGGCCGACGAGCTTGGCGAACTTAAAGGGGGCAGGGTGTTTGACCCTGCCCGCGAGTTTGCCCTGGTCGAGCAGCACGTGGAGAGCTTTACCGAGCTGCCGGCGCCGCTGGTGCGCCAGTTTAGCCGCGACCTCATCTCCCTATGCCGGGCCCGCCAGGGGCCGTTTCGCATTGCCAGCCTGCAACCGCCGCTGGTGCATGCGCTGCTTGGCCGCTATACCCAAACCCTGCCAAGCGATGCTCCCTTCGAGGCGGTGTTCGAAGGGCAGGCACAAGGGGTATTGTGGCTCGGCGACCTGCCAGACTCCCTGGCCGGGTTGCTACCTGCTGCCACTTTCGCTTATGAGGGGCAGCAGGGCTTTTTGCTGACCGCCCAAGGCGCCACCGGTGGTGCCTGGCAACTGAGTGACAAGGCACCCGGCCAAGGCGTGGGTGCCAGATGGTTTTTGATTTCCGGGCATCAGTTTGATGCCTGGCCCTTACTCTCGGAAGATTGA
- the ubiG gene encoding bifunctional 2-polyprenyl-6-hydroxyphenol methylase/3-demethylubiquinol 3-O-methyltransferase UbiG, whose product MNNNVDNTEIAKFEAMAHRWWDKEGEFKPLHQLNPVRLAFVEEMADGIGNKRIVDIGCGGGILSESMARLGAVVTGADMGTEPLNVARAHAEEVGVALEYRQITAEALAEELPGQFDVVTCMEMLEHVPDPQSVVSACAKLCKPGGMLVFSTLNRTPKAWALGVFAAERILRWLPAGTHDFQKFIKPAELMAFCDNAGLIPLKAVGMSYNLLTGQFSRSEKLDMNYLVAARKPA is encoded by the coding sequence ATGAATAACAACGTAGATAACACTGAAATTGCCAAGTTCGAAGCCATGGCCCACCGCTGGTGGGATAAAGAAGGGGAATTTAAGCCCCTGCACCAGTTGAACCCGGTGCGCCTGGCCTTCGTTGAGGAAATGGCCGATGGCATTGGCAATAAGCGTATCGTCGATATCGGTTGCGGCGGCGGCATTTTAAGTGAGTCCATGGCCCGCCTGGGCGCGGTGGTCACCGGCGCTGACATGGGCACCGAGCCGCTGAACGTGGCCCGTGCCCACGCAGAAGAAGTGGGGGTGGCGCTCGAATACCGGCAAATAACCGCCGAAGCCCTGGCCGAAGAGCTGCCCGGCCAGTTTGATGTGGTGACCTGCATGGAGATGCTCGAGCACGTACCGGACCCACAATCGGTGGTGAGCGCCTGCGCCAAGCTCTGTAAGCCCGGCGGCATGCTGGTGTTCTCTACCCTTAACCGCACCCCCAAAGCCTGGGCCCTTGGCGTCTTTGCCGCCGAGCGCATCCTGCGCTGGTTGCCCGCTGGCACCCATGACTTTCAAAAATTCATCAAGCCGGCCGAGCTGATGGCCTTTTGCGACAACGCCGGGCTTATTCCTTTAAAAGCGGTGGGCATGAGCTACAACCTCTTGACCGGCCAGTTCAGCCGCTCCGAAAAACTGGACATGAACTACCTGGTCGCCGCCCGGAAACCGGCATGA
- the nrdA gene encoding class 1a ribonucleoside-diphosphate reductase subunit alpha: protein MNKNLLVTKRNGQQESIDLEKIHRVVTWAAEGLNNVSVSQVELRAQIQFYDGIKTADIHETLIKASADLINEEAPDYQYLAARLAVFHLRKKAYGEFEPPHLFDHVSNMVEMGKYDEHLLSDYSRSDFDALNDILDHSRDMNFSYAAVKQLEGKYLVQNRVTGEIYESAQFLYILVAACLFADYPHDTRLDYIKRFYDAVSTFKLSLPTPIMSGVRTPTRQFSSCVLIETGDSLDSINATAAAIVRYVSQRAGIGINAGRIRALGSPIRGGEAFHTGCIPFYKHFQTAVKSCSQGGVRGGAATLFYPMWHLEVENLLVLKNNRGVEENRVRHMDYGVQLNRLMYQRLIKGGDITLFSPSDVPGLYDAFFADQAKFEELYAKYEQDESIRKKTLKAVDLFSLLLSERASTGRIYIQNVDHCNTHSPFDPAVAPVRQSNLCLEIALPTKPLMDINDENGEIALCTLSAFNLGAINDVSEFEELAELSVRALDSLLDYQDYPVKAAHIATMGRRTLGVGVINYAYYLAKNGVRYSDGSANGLTHKTFEAMQYYLLKASMELAKERGACPMFEETTYAKGVLPIDSYKKDLDKIVEEPLHLDWEQLRKDIVQHGLRNSTLSALMPSETSSQISNATNGIEPPRGHISVKASKDGILRQVVPDFEQLKDAYELLWDIPNNDGYLQLVGIMQKFIDQSISANTNYDPAKFPGGKVPMQSMIKDLLTAYKYGVKTLYYHNTRDGAADAQKDFTVTAASLPQATVAVEEDDDGCAGGACKI, encoded by the coding sequence ATGAACAAGAACCTCCTCGTCACCAAGCGTAACGGCCAACAGGAATCCATTGATCTTGAGAAGATCCATCGTGTGGTTACCTGGGCTGCCGAAGGCCTTAACAATGTGTCTGTATCCCAGGTGGAACTGCGTGCCCAAATCCAGTTCTACGATGGCATAAAGACGGCGGATATCCACGAGACCCTGATCAAGGCCTCTGCCGACCTGATAAACGAAGAAGCGCCGGACTACCAATACCTGGCTGCTCGCCTGGCGGTGTTCCACCTGCGCAAAAAAGCCTACGGCGAATTCGAGCCGCCCCACCTGTTTGACCATGTCAGCAACATGGTGGAGATGGGCAAATACGACGAGCACCTGCTGAGCGACTATTCGCGCAGCGACTTCGATGCTCTGAACGACATTCTCGACCACAGCCGCGACATGAATTTCTCCTACGCGGCAGTCAAGCAGCTTGAAGGCAAATACCTAGTACAAAACCGGGTGACCGGCGAGATTTACGAGTCTGCCCAGTTCCTGTACATCCTGGTAGCGGCCTGCCTGTTTGCCGACTACCCCCACGACACCCGTTTGGATTACATCAAGCGTTTCTACGACGCCGTGTCCACCTTTAAGCTGTCGCTGCCCACCCCCATCATGAGCGGTGTGCGCACGCCTACTCGTCAGTTCAGCTCCTGCGTACTGATCGAAACCGGCGACAGCCTCGATTCCATCAACGCCACTGCGGCCGCCATCGTCCGGTACGTCTCCCAGCGTGCCGGTATCGGTATCAACGCTGGCCGCATCCGCGCCCTGGGTAGCCCCATTCGCGGTGGTGAAGCTTTCCACACCGGCTGTATCCCCTTCTACAAGCACTTCCAGACCGCCGTTAAATCCTGCTCCCAAGGCGGGGTCCGGGGCGGCGCGGCCACCCTGTTCTATCCCATGTGGCACCTGGAAGTGGAAAACCTGCTGGTGCTGAAGAACAACCGTGGCGTTGAGGAAAACCGGGTCCGCCATATGGACTACGGCGTGCAGCTCAACCGCCTGATGTACCAGCGCCTCATCAAGGGCGGCGACATCACCCTGTTCAGCCCCTCTGACGTGCCCGGCCTGTACGATGCCTTCTTTGCCGATCAGGCCAAGTTTGAAGAACTGTACGCCAAATACGAGCAGGACGAGTCTATTCGCAAGAAGACCCTCAAAGCGGTAGATCTGTTCTCCCTGCTGCTGTCCGAGCGCGCCTCCACCGGCCGTATCTACATTCAGAACGTCGACCACTGCAACACCCACAGTCCCTTCGACCCGGCGGTGGCGCCGGTGCGCCAGTCCAACCTGTGCCTGGAGATCGCCCTGCCCACCAAGCCGCTGATGGATATCAACGACGAAAACGGCGAGATTGCCCTTTGCACCCTGTCGGCCTTTAACCTCGGCGCCATCAATGATGTCAGCGAGTTTGAAGAGCTGGCTGAGCTTTCCGTGCGGGCCCTCGATAGCCTGCTGGACTACCAGGACTACCCGGTTAAAGCCGCGCACATCGCCACCATGGGCCGCCGCACCCTGGGCGTGGGCGTTATCAACTACGCCTACTATCTGGCCAAAAACGGCGTGCGTTACTCTGACGGCTCCGCCAACGGCCTGACCCACAAAACCTTCGAAGCCATGCAGTACTACCTGCTCAAAGCCTCCATGGAACTGGCCAAAGAGCGCGGCGCCTGCCCGATGTTCGAAGAAACCACCTACGCCAAAGGCGTGCTGCCCATCGACAGCTACAAAAAGGATTTGGACAAGATAGTCGAAGAGCCGCTGCACCTCGATTGGGAGCAGCTGCGTAAAGACATCGTCCAGCACGGCCTGCGTAACAGCACCCTGTCAGCGCTGATGCCGTCCGAGACCAGCTCGCAAATTTCCAACGCCACCAACGGCATCGAGCCGCCGCGCGGCCACATCTCGGTGAAGGCCTCCAAAGACGGCATCCTGCGCCAAGTGGTACCGGATTTCGAGCAGCTCAAGGACGCCTACGAACTGCTGTGGGACATTCCCAACAACGACGGTTACCTGCAGCTGGTGGGCATCATGCAAAAGTTCATCGACCAGTCCATCAGTGCCAACACCAACTACGATCCGGCCAAATTCCCGGGCGGCAAGGTGCCGATGCAGTCGATGATCAAAGACCTGCTCACCGCCTATAAGTACGGTGTGAAGACCCTTTACTACCACAACACCCGTGACGGTGCGGCGGACGCCCAAAAGGACTTTACCGTCACCGCCGCTTCCCTGCCCCAGGCCACGGTTGCGGTGGAAGAAGACGACGACGGCTGTGCCGGCGGCGCTTGCAAGATTTGA
- the serC gene encoding 3-phosphoserine/phosphohydroxythreonine transaminase, whose amino-acid sequence MNNVFNFCAGPAMLPPAVMQRAQSEMIDWQGRGVSVMEVSHRDKPFMAVAAKAEADLRELMAIPNNYKVLFLAGGGRSQFTAVPLNLLKEGEQADYLITGQWSKAAYEEAKRFRDVAIAGEIDMSQKPISLPTDIKVRDGAKYLHYCPNETVDGIEMFEEPNVAVPLVADMSSCILSRQIDVSKYGLIYAGAQKNIGPSGLVVVIVRDDLLRDDLVVPCIWDYTKQAEQGSMLNTPPTYSWYLAGLVFEWLKEVGGVAAMEAHNAAKAELLYGAIDSIGLYQNLVAPSCRSRMNVVWQLKDESLNEAFLAEAEALGLMALKGHRFVGGMRASMYNAMPLEGTQALVTFMADFAKRHG is encoded by the coding sequence ATGAACAACGTATTCAATTTTTGCGCAGGTCCCGCCATGCTTCCGCCGGCGGTGATGCAACGTGCCCAGAGCGAGATGATTGACTGGCAGGGCCGCGGCGTGTCGGTGATGGAAGTGTCCCATCGCGACAAGCCCTTTATGGCGGTTGCGGCCAAGGCCGAAGCCGACCTTCGGGAATTGATGGCCATTCCTAACAACTACAAAGTGTTGTTCCTGGCCGGCGGCGGCCGCAGCCAGTTCACCGCCGTGCCCTTGAACCTGTTAAAGGAAGGCGAACAGGCCGACTACCTCATTACCGGCCAATGGTCCAAAGCTGCTTATGAGGAGGCCAAGCGCTTTCGCGACGTGGCCATCGCTGGCGAAATCGATATGAGCCAAAAGCCCATCTCGCTGCCCACTGATATCAAGGTACGTGACGGGGCCAAGTACCTGCACTATTGCCCCAACGAAACCGTCGATGGCATCGAGATGTTCGAGGAACCCAATGTAGCGGTGCCGCTGGTGGCGGATATGTCCTCTTGCATCCTGTCGCGCCAGATTGATGTGTCCAAGTACGGCCTCATTTATGCCGGTGCCCAAAAGAACATCGGCCCCTCTGGGCTGGTGGTGGTGATCGTCCGTGACGATCTGCTTCGTGACGACCTGGTGGTGCCCTGTATCTGGGATTACACCAAGCAAGCCGAGCAGGGCTCCATGCTCAACACCCCGCCGACTTATTCCTGGTACCTGGCCGGGTTGGTGTTCGAATGGCTCAAAGAGGTGGGGGGCGTTGCCGCCATGGAAGCGCATAACGCTGCCAAGGCTGAGCTGCTGTACGGCGCTATCGATAGCATTGGGCTGTATCAAAACCTGGTGGCCCCGAGCTGCCGCTCACGGATGAACGTGGTGTGGCAACTTAAAGATGAAAGCCTCAACGAGGCCTTCCTTGCCGAAGCCGAAGCCCTGGGGCTGATGGCCCTTAAAGGCCACCGGTTTGTGGGCGGTATGCGCGCCTCCATGTATAACGCCATGCCGCTGGAAGGTACCCAGGCCTTGGTGACCTTCATGGCGGACTTTGCCAAGCGCCATGGCTGA
- the gyrA gene encoding DNA gyrase subunit A, producing the protein MSDLAKEIVPVSIEDELKSSYLDYAMSVIVGRALPDVRDGLKPVHRRVLFAMNELGNDWNKAYKKSARVVGDVIGKYHPHGDSAVYDTIVRLAQPFSMRYTLVDGQGNFGSVDGDSAAAMRYTEVRMAKISHELLADLDKETVDFVPNYDNTEQIPDVLPTRVPNLLVNGAAGIAVGMATNIPPHNLKEVVGGCVALIDNPDLTIDELMEYIPGPDFPTHGIINGKSGIRDAYHTGRGKIYIRARAEVEVNEDNGRETIIVHELPYQVNKARLIEKIAELVKEKRLEGISALRDESDKDGLRVVIELKRGEAGEVVLNKLYSLTQMQVVFGINMVALDQNQPRLFNLKDALECFINHRREVVTRRTIYELRKARERAHVLEGLAIALANIDPVIELIRRSPTPAEAKAGLVSTPWELGNVAAMLEGAGTDAARPEHLEPQYGIRDGKYFLTEVQAQAILDLRLHRLTGLEHEKILDEYKGLLDLIKELLFILASPERLMEVIREELVAISEQYGDERRTEISESSADISIEDLINEEDVVVTLSHEGYVKYQVLTDYEAQRRGGKGKAATKMKDEDFIEQLLVANTHDTILCFSSRGRLYWLKVYQLPLASRTARGRPIINLLPLEADERITAILPVREYEEGKYIFMATAFGTVKKTALTEYSRPRSSGIIAVNLNDGDQLIGVTITDGSNEIMLFSDAGKVVRFKEGEESPVLDEQGNPVLDENSQVQMSFKGVRPMGRGATGVRGISLEDGQSVVSMVIPREGVDILTVTENGYGKRTEQAEYPAKSRATKGVVSIKVSERNGKVVGAVAVEEGDEIMLISNRGTLVRTRVNEVSRVGRNTQGVTIIRTATDEKVVGLQRIAEVDEEIVPEAQGENADE; encoded by the coding sequence ATGAGCGATCTGGCCAAAGAAATCGTACCGGTCAGCATCGAGGATGAGCTCAAAAGCTCCTACCTTGATTACGCCATGAGCGTTATCGTCGGCCGGGCGCTGCCCGATGTTCGCGATGGCCTCAAGCCGGTACACCGGCGTGTTCTGTTTGCCATGAACGAACTGGGCAACGACTGGAACAAAGCCTATAAGAAATCGGCCCGTGTGGTAGGGGATGTTATTGGTAAATACCACCCCCACGGTGATTCGGCGGTCTACGACACCATAGTGCGTCTGGCCCAGCCTTTTTCCATGCGTTACACCCTGGTAGACGGCCAGGGCAACTTCGGCTCCGTGGACGGCGACTCTGCCGCCGCCATGCGTTATACCGAAGTGCGGATGGCCAAGATCTCCCACGAGCTGCTGGCGGATCTGGACAAAGAAACTGTCGATTTCGTTCCCAACTACGACAATACCGAACAAATCCCCGATGTCTTGCCGACCCGTGTGCCGAACCTCTTGGTTAATGGCGCTGCCGGTATTGCCGTGGGTATGGCCACCAACATTCCGCCCCATAACTTAAAAGAAGTGGTGGGCGGCTGTGTGGCGTTGATTGATAACCCGGATTTGACCATCGACGAGCTGATGGAATACATCCCGGGCCCCGATTTCCCCACCCACGGCATCATCAACGGTAAAAGCGGTATCCGCGACGCCTACCACACCGGCCGCGGCAAGATTTACATCCGTGCCCGCGCCGAAGTGGAAGTCAACGAAGACAATGGCCGCGAGACCATCATCGTTCACGAGCTGCCCTACCAGGTAAACAAAGCACGGCTGATTGAAAAGATTGCCGAGCTGGTTAAGGAAAAACGCCTCGAGGGCATCAGCGCCCTGCGCGACGAGTCCGATAAAGACGGCCTGCGGGTGGTTATCGAACTCAAGCGCGGCGAAGCCGGCGAAGTGGTACTGAACAAGCTCTACTCCCTGACCCAGATGCAGGTAGTGTTCGGCATCAACATGGTGGCGCTGGACCAAAACCAGCCGCGCCTCTTTAACCTCAAAGATGCCCTTGAGTGCTTTATCAATCACCGCCGTGAAGTGGTGACCCGCCGCACCATTTATGAGCTGCGTAAAGCCCGCGAGCGCGCCCATGTGCTGGAAGGCCTGGCCATTGCCCTGGCCAACATCGACCCGGTTATCGAGCTTATCCGCCGCAGCCCGACCCCGGCTGAGGCCAAAGCTGGCCTGGTTAGCACCCCTTGGGAGCTCGGTAACGTAGCAGCCATGCTCGAAGGCGCTGGCACCGACGCCGCACGCCCTGAGCACCTTGAGCCGCAATACGGCATCCGTGACGGCAAATACTTCCTGACCGAAGTGCAGGCCCAGGCCATTTTGGATCTGCGTCTGCACCGCCTGACCGGCCTTGAGCACGAGAAGATCCTCGACGAGTACAAAGGCCTGCTGGATCTCATCAAAGAGCTGCTGTTCATCCTGGCCTCCCCTGAGCGCCTGATGGAAGTTATTCGTGAAGAGCTGGTGGCCATCTCCGAGCAATATGGTGACGAGCGCCGCACCGAGATCAGCGAGTCTTCTGCCGATATCTCCATCGAAGATCTGATCAATGAAGAAGACGTGGTAGTAACCCTCTCCCACGAGGGTTACGTGAAATACCAGGTCCTGACCGATTACGAGGCCCAGCGCCGCGGCGGTAAAGGCAAAGCAGCCACCAAGATGAAGGATGAAGACTTCATCGAGCAGCTGCTGGTAGCCAACACCCACGACACCATCCTATGCTTCTCCAGCCGTGGCCGCCTCTATTGGCTGAAGGTGTACCAGCTGCCGCTGGCCAGCCGCACCGCCCGTGGCCGCCCCATCATCAACCTGCTGCCCCTGGAAGCAGACGAGCGCATCACCGCCATTTTGCCGGTGCGCGAGTATGAGGAAGGCAAGTACATCTTTATGGCTACCGCCTTTGGTACCGTGAAGAAAACCGCCTTGACCGAATACAGCCGCCCGCGCTCCAGCGGCATCATCGCCGTTAACCTCAACGACGGCGACCAGCTGATTGGCGTGACCATCACCGACGGCAGCAACGAGATCATGTTGTTCTCCGATGCCGGTAAAGTGGTGCGCTTCAAGGAAGGGGAGGAATCCCCTGTACTGGACGAGCAAGGCAACCCGGTGTTGGACGAAAACAGCCAGGTACAGATGAGCTTCAAAGGTGTCCGGCCTATGGGCCGCGGCGCCACCGGGGTACGCGGTATCAGCCTGGAAGACGGCCAGTCTGTGGTGTCCATGGTTATCCCCAGAGAAGGCGTGGACATCCTCACCGTGACCGAAAACGGTTATGGTAAGCGTACCGAGCAGGCCGAGTATCCGGCCAAGAGCCGGGCCACCAAAGGGGTGGTATCCATCAAGGTCTCCGAGCGTAACGGCAAGGTGGTGGGTGCGGTAGCAGTTGAAGAAGGCGATGAAATTATGCTTATCTCCAACCGTGGCACCCTGGTGCGCACCCGGGTCAATGAAGTGTCCCGAGTCGGCCGTAACACCCAGGGCGTGACCATCATTCGTACCGCAACGGATGAGAAGGTTGTCGGCTTGCAGCGCATCGCCGAGGTGGATGAAGAAATCGTCCCCGAGGCGCAAGGCGAAAACGCCGACGAGTAA
- a CDS encoding HAD family hydrolase — translation MSAVLFDLDGTLLDTAPDLRRALNEVLAAHNLPLKTLAEVRPHATHGTKSLLTLGFGEGAFEQETLRQAFWDAYLRDISAETRLFEGVSQLIGALDAAAIPWGIVTNKVTHLTVAALPHFPALDACKALVCGDTLASRKPDPAPLLHAAQLMGVAPGQCLYLGDALTDMEAAQGAGMHGFVASWGYVDDSHPDWPAKAVLAAPEDLLKWCKITRSNS, via the coding sequence ATGAGCGCGGTTCTTTTCGACCTCGACGGCACCTTACTTGATACCGCGCCCGACCTTCGCCGGGCGCTAAACGAAGTGCTGGCCGCCCACAACCTGCCCTTAAAAACCCTGGCCGAGGTGCGCCCCCATGCTACCCACGGCACCAAAAGCCTGCTGACCTTGGGCTTTGGCGAAGGGGCCTTTGAGCAAGAAACGCTGCGCCAGGCCTTTTGGGACGCCTACCTGCGCGACATCTCTGCCGAGACCCGGCTTTTTGAGGGGGTCAGCCAACTGATTGGCGCGCTGGATGCAGCGGCCATTCCCTGGGGCATCGTCACCAACAAGGTGACCCACCTGACAGTGGCTGCCCTGCCCCATTTTCCGGCGCTTGATGCCTGCAAGGCGCTGGTTTGTGGCGACACCCTTGCCAGTCGCAAGCCTGACCCGGCGCCGCTCCTTCATGCCGCCCAGCTGATGGGGGTGGCTCCTGGCCAGTGCCTTTATCTTGGTGATGCCCTGACCGACATGGAAGCGGCCCAGGGCGCCGGCATGCATGGCTTTGTGGCCAGTTGGGGCTATGTGGACGACAGCCACCCCGATTGGCCGGCCAAGGCGGTGCTGGCGGCACCGGAGGATCTGCTGAAGTGGTGCAAGATCACACGATCAAACAGCTGA